Proteins co-encoded in one Bacteroidales bacterium genomic window:
- a CDS encoding rhomboid family intramembrane serine protease — protein MINKKNEILETFKRGSMLIKLIYINVAAFVLFFIVFLFLPDDAKSYLSVPGSFEELIYQPWTLITYMFLHDGFMHILMNMLWLFWFGKMFLKYFNEKQMLAVYLLGGLAGALLHLGINYLLKDTSVGIIGASAAVMSIVFAVVAYKPDYIMHLLFLGPVKIKYIAIVAFILDLMGLAGNLKTGGSASDGIAHIAHMGGSVYGLWFGYAIRNGKDITRSFNNFLNSIFSWFTTGKTERKRSKMRATRGLKYRKPKSDWDYNSSKKGNQEEVDRILDKIKDKGYNSLTKKEKDFLFKQKH, from the coding sequence ATGATTAACAAAAAGAATGAAATATTAGAAACTTTTAAAAGAGGTTCAATGTTGATTAAGTTAATTTATATTAACGTAGCAGCATTTGTCCTGTTTTTTATTGTCTTCCTTTTTTTACCCGATGATGCAAAATCATACCTAAGTGTCCCCGGTTCTTTTGAAGAACTTATTTATCAACCTTGGACATTGATTACATATATGTTTCTGCATGACGGATTTATGCATATATTAATGAATATGTTGTGGCTGTTCTGGTTCGGAAAAATGTTTTTAAAATACTTTAATGAAAAGCAGATGCTTGCCGTTTATCTTCTCGGAGGTTTAGCCGGTGCACTTTTACACCTGGGAATAAATTATCTTTTAAAAGATACAAGTGTGGGAATTATAGGTGCTTCTGCTGCAGTTATGTCAATAGTTTTTGCAGTTGTTGCTTATAAACCAGACTATATTATGCATTTATTGTTTTTAGGTCCTGTTAAAATAAAGTATATTGCAATAGTTGCATTTATTCTTGATTTAATGGGTTTAGCCGGAAATTTAAAAACCGGAGGAAGTGCTTCCGACGGCATCGCCCATATTGCCCACATGGGAGGGTCAGTTTACGGTCTTTGGTTTGGTTATGCCATCAGAAACGGAAAAGATATTACACGCTCTTTTAACAACTTTTTGAACTCAATTTTTTCGTGGTTTACAACCGGGAAAACAGAGCGTAAAAGATCTAAAATGAGGGCAACAAGAGGATTAAAATACAGGAAACCCAAATCAGATTGGGATTATAATTCTTCAAAAAAAGGAAACCAAGAAGAAGTTGACAGAATATTAGATAAAATTAAAGATAAAGGATATAACAGTCTTACAAAAAAA